The nucleotide sequence TTAACATAGTAccacaatttaaataatatgtattAAAGCGGCCAGTTCCTAGTCTCAGTATCTGAAAAAATTGGAACTGCCcgctaaattaataatatcaataaaCTTTCAagttaaacatcaaaaaaaaaacgaaaaagctAACGTAGAGGGCTAATGTAAATATACTTTGTATAACATTATGAGCGGTTTTccttatttatgtatattatgtatagctatatatatatatttataaacctaTGTACACATAGTAACccaattatagaaaaaaagaaaaaacgtaaACAACTACCAAAAAAACTCGTGAACAGACTCTTCGCttctgacaaaaaaaaattgtggcTAAAGTTAATGATTCTCGAAAAACGTATTTAACCATCTGTATAAGGCAAAAATGGCACTGAGTATAGTTTTCCCTTTCGCTATTTACATTATGAGGTGGACAAGGTCGTCCGATCACATTTTCCCCTCAGTGCTTTTTCTTACGGTACTGTACATTCGGGATTTTAGAGCTACTTAACCAATATTACAGTGACGTTAAGTTGTCTTTCCGCCCATCAAGCGTTTGCCTGCGCAGTCTCTTTCTTACCTATTATCGAAACTATTACACTAAGACCGTTCGCAtacttgttttcttttttaaattaacatttcatttattaCTTACTCTCAGTATCCCTTTGTCTCCACAGCTCCGTTCTGTTACGAGTATTGTTACGTGAACGCGCCGATCCAAAAGAGTATGTACGAGACCTGTCTCGACCAGATAAATATCCTGTTGAAGCCGGAGCACTTGTTCCGGACTGATCACGTATATCATTCcttcaaaaaatatgtttttatacattatttttatttttaattttaaatttacctgaGTTTTGTATTATTACTACCCGAGTTTCGACGATCATCATTATTGCGCGCCGCATTCGCCATCGCCACGCCGGTTTGACTTTCGGATACGCTGCGATTTCTTCCTCCCCCTTTACCACGATTCTGGACCCTCCCGTTTTGATGTTTCACTTCGTTTATCTGCGGCTATAGTTCGtgacaatattttttgatagtAACTAGGGTCAAATTTTAACTTAAGGTGTAAAACAcgtaatctttaaaaaaaaaacaacaacagGAAAACAATAACGAACAACATGAAATTTTTACGAACAAAATGTGGCAGATTATGACCCATTAAAGCCACAAGATAAATGAACACCTTTTTTTACCCTTAAGTTTTTTCACAAACACATATtgaataaatcataatatataataaatttattataaaaaacaatcgCAAAAGAAGCCAACCTAACTTTTAACTGACATTTTTCacttcttaaaaattaaatttgcttcaaaataaagatggataaattcaaaatggcGGACACAGAATGGCGAACGcactttgttaaaaattgtacACCCTTCTtaaaaattgcgacaaagttttaaaaatgtgagaaataatttatggcACTTCCCTACTGTTACTTGTGAGTTGAGACTGTTGACAAGTAACACTAGGATCAACTCAtttcttacatttttaaaaatttgtcgcAATTTTTACAACGGTgtacaatttttaacaaaatgcGCTCGCCATTCTGTGTCCCCCATTTTGAATTCTCGAAAACGAACATCAGATTCATCATCAGCGACCCCAAAAACCCTTAGTGACATGATTTCGCAACAATCGTAAAAATAATTCGTAAAATAATCGAACTTATCTTCAAAATCGGAAAGATATGACGATTTGGTCATTAGATTTTAttgcataaaattttttttgtattgcgTTAATCTGATATTATATTGAATCATTGCACATTAATCATCAAAcagatattataaaattaatcactttctttaattttatgattcatTCAATATGATAATTAAGTTCGAGATTATGACATAAATTTGTACGTACCTCTTCAACTCGAAAATCTTCGATGGTTTTAAACTTGGACAAGTATTGCTTAAGGGTAGTATTAATTTGAAGGTTGCCACTGTGTTTATAATATTTGAGGAAAGCCCAAAATTTCTCTAATCCATATAATTGTCCGTTTTCGTAATCCTTGATGGTTTCCGTTTGGAAGTCTTCGTATAAATGCGGCCTGAATTTGTTCTCGAGACCATATGAATAAAACCTGAATAAACACTCGAGTCCGTAACGATAACCTTTTTCGGCATCCTCCAAGGCGATGGATTTGAATTCTCCGTACATCGATCGGTTGAAGTTCTCGCGTAAGAAGAATGACCAAAATCTGAATAAAGTGTTCATTTCGCTCGACTGTCCGCTACCCCATCGTTTTCGTTCCTTCAAACAACGTTGTCGATATTTATGATAAGCTTGTTGAGtgaaattgttttcttttaataaagcaTGTGATGGGTGTTGGAACGTTGGTAATGATTGAGGTATGCTACCCAAACTTGTTGCTAATTGGCTTTCATTGGGGCTAGTTCCCATACTACTACCAGCCGAAGTGGTACGAACTCGGTGCTCTTTAACATCCATAATCCATCCCACATGGTTTTCGACGGGAGGATTATTAGAATGTCTTGTTTTGCGTTTGCGGGGTGTTCTCGGATCGGGAGATTCATCCTTAACAACCGCATAAAATCTAGGAACGTTACGTTGGCTATGTTGTCTTTGATTGCGACCTCCCGTTGTCGATGATTGTTTTGCAGGTTGTTGACGTTCAACCATCAccggtggtggtggtggtggaaCCTCAGGGTTTTGTTTTTTCGGTGCCGGCGGCGCCATCATTTCGAACACTTCTTGGGTAATCGTTCTTACGGTGCGATAACTACCACTACTGGGTCGATCAGAAGCGTCGTTCCACAAACCTTCCTCGTAATAATACAAACCGTCGTTGATTGCTTGTTCTAATTCTTCGGTCATTTTTACTCGGGTCGTCCAATCGCCCGTGCGATCATAACCCTCATGTTTTGGTACGCGAGACGATTGAGTTACTATGAGAATTTTGTTAATGTCACGATCGCTCAGTTCGTCCAAGTCATCCTCGGACCAATCCGTGGTGAACGTATTTTGACGTCCGGTTGGAACATCTTCGAGCTCTTCgtcaaaataaaattcgaGCTCTTCGCgttcatttttttgttgctcagttttttcttttggaTCTTTCTTTGATTTggcttcttttgtttttcttttcaccTCTTTCCAGGTATTGTCATCTAATATCTCTTGGTGATGATCGTctatacaataaataatataatgaacattttaaaaattaataatttaaaaaattttacaactcTTTGCCCAAATATGTTTTAAAGagttaatgaaataaaatggaTTTATTTAACATACCAGTTGTAGCATTGGCAGTGATCGTTGTAGTTTTTTTCGGGTTTTGGCATTCCTGATTAGAATCTGTAGAATTTATATTGTCATGTGGTACGAATTCGGCGACGTCGGGGTTAAGATTTTCGACGTGCGGATCTCTAAAAGTTTTAGGCAACGGAGGAGGAGGCACCAGCTGGTCTAGGGAGAGTGGTTTGTCGTCTTCGCCTTTGTCGAGGATGGGCCACTTTTTGGGATCTTGACGAGTGCGCACTTTAAATCCTGAAGATAATTCTAATTTATCCGAACTAGCGATTGCGTCCAACACCAAAGAAATGTTGCTAGTTAGGGATTGAATTCTATGAAACGAAGCGATTAACGTAACGGGCAAGTAACCATCGGCGTCCATCTTCCTTCGCAAAAAGAAGTCCCGCATCAGATTTTCTTCGCTGAAATAATACTCGATCTGGTTCTTAACGTGAGCTTTCAATGTTGGGCTATCTAAATTGACGTAACTACTactgttgaaataaaaagttcCCATATAAGGCGTGATGTTCACCAAGTCCATATTCAAGCCATACTTTAAAGCATAATCCGAAGTGTATTCCGATGAATTTTCGGCATTTCCATGCGAACCTCTCGCGTTTCTATTAAAAGCGGTTCGTCGTCCACCGCGATTTCGATGGCCTCTGCCTCGGGGAGCAGCCGACGCTGGTCTTGATTGTCTACCGTTACCCTGATGATGACCACCGCCGTTGATTTCCGCTCTCCAATCTTTATCGCCATCGCTAACCGTGGATTGCGTATCAAAGCGTTCCTTATGTCTTGAAGAGTCCGGGTCTTTTTTGCCCTTCCTCAACTCGATGTCCAACGGAACCCATTTGTGCTTCgagtttttcttcttcttttcagTCTCAACCTCTTCTTGTTCCGCCGGATCGGTGGTGTCTCCATCATTAGAAGAGGATTGCTTTGAGCTGCTTTGAGGAGGATCTGGCACCACTTGATTAACAGGCGATTTACGCTAcgaacaaaaaaatgattggaaatttatttattattttccataaCTTGATAACGAGTGTTAAATACGAAGAGTGTCGTTGCtctaaaaacttttactttcGCTCCAGACAACAACGTGATATAATAAcccaattattttgaaaatagacCGTGCGCGCAGCTGCTGCTGAGATAGAACGACGTTTTAAACTGACAAAATATGTATTATAAATAGAATACACTTACCTCTGTGGAGTGGTCGCCGAGCGTGGGCCAATCGCCGCCATATGCGAAATCACTAACCTGAAAGAAAACGGCGGACATGTTACGTATGCgaaaaagaagtaaaaaaattaattaattatcagtTTTTGATCGGCGTCGCGAAAAGCATTGTGAATGGGCCATAAAAGGCCGTAATAAATCGCGGGGATAAGCAGCTCCCGAACGGACCGTTCTTATCGCCCGTTCAATCTGTGCGCGCAGCGGTCGAGGTTGTTCCTGTAGAAACAGTTTTATCAGCGACTTGCGACTAACGCCTTTACAGCAATTACACAAATATGCAGATAAGTCGCGTATACGTATCGGCGCACGCTTAGGAACAAACAGAACTAAACTAATCGACTATGTAGCGATAAAGACCGCTTTAGGCTACTGTCACaccatcgatttttaattttcattttgttaaaaaaaaattatcccAGCGATGACTCAACAAAACTTCGTTAATACCTAGAAACAACgttttgcttttaaaatttttcttaaaaagttaaaaaaaaaaaaacaaatttttaaataatttttaaaattccacCTGTACATACTCAACACGATGTTTAAATGATTCTTATAAGTCATCATACACTCATAACATTACAAAATATATCAACTCTAATCAAACATAacgtaacaaaaaatataataatatttgcgATAAATCGTTATcgttgaataatttaaaaacccTCGATACAATCAAGAAATGACAATAGACGTGTCCGTTTCTGAACGTTCTAACAGATGTTcgaattgaaaatgaaaacgtGTACGTGAAACGTTTACGGTTGAAAAGCGAACGTAAAAGATACCTTTTTGGCCATTCTTTGGTAGAGAGTTGATAGCTCAACAGGACAtcacaagaaaaaaattggaaattcgCTACCTGCACTGACCGCGCGAGTTTGTGCACTGCGACACGGCTCTCTTTATTTATCAGCTAAGTTACCCACGTGTTCGACAATAGACTTGCGTTGTAATGTGCGTTTAAAAACGTTAAGGAAAAACGGTAGCGAATTCGAACTCAAACCTGAACCCGAGTACGGTggttttcgattttttaaatgtcaaaacgGAATTGTATCCAATATTATTGGCTGAATCGACCTTGCTGACCTAGTTCTCTACAACCGACGGCCTTGATTTCGactcaaaaatgttatataatatttgttgACGATTCCTATATATAGGTGTCCATACTTTAGTTAACAACTTACACCCCTCAAACAAAAACTTCcgtaaactttatttttaacttgaaataaaaaagcaaTAATCAAGTTACATAAAAATCACCGCAATCGCTAAGGTGTTAATTATTGGCAAAAGTACCAAACTAAAATTCGTTAAGTACCTACTTCATTCATTATCGCCGTACCGTATTATTTGATTGGCTTAATTCACGTAAACCATTGTTTCATTCAAATTGTTCTTGATAAGGTAAAGATTATGTTACCTATGAAAACTCCAAAAGgcaataacaaaataatcttgaggaaaaaaatttttgtagatacctatcaattattaaacgcaaattttttctaatcttAGTAGTTAATGtggaattatttttaatacttccTTAATGAATTAGCGAAATCTTACTCAAACAAGATTAGTCAagcggaaattgcaaaaattaacgGATTTTAACtcgataataatatttttttgaatatacaCTGCagtcatttaaaaatagatgTGGACAATTTACGTGGTTAAATtcagatttattaaaataactcaaaaactaaaagtggcATATATCACCATATATCTTATCAGtcatattaaaaactatatcattccatttaaaataaccttATTATTtcggaattttttttttgaattcgcCAAGTATGAGCCTATCTTGCttgaaataaatggaaaagcaacctcggccgacttcgaagacgtcggccgcccccgaatattttcaataccagcTCATGATACTTGAGGTTACTTCTTCCGCCTCCAAATATTTCCAATACCAGAGAATACCAGTTCATGATACTTGAGGTTACTATTACAGTCTGTATTCTCTCGCCAATACTCTAGAAATCCTtacaaatattcaaaaattgaaataactcaaaaactaaaagtgtcaGGTATCAACATGtcttatcaaagtcaacatatttttgtgtgtTGAATCAGAACACTACAAAAAACTAcatcattccatttaaaataacatgtttatatTAGTACGTGAttatggaacaccctgtatgtataaaaatatttttcttttataatatgGCAAATTTTCTACATCTTTTCTCTAAGGAAAAACTCCTTAATGCCCTTTATCGCTTATttgggacatcctgtatatgtTATACATAACGTGGTTATTAATGAGGTTGAGTTAATatcatttataaagaaaatcgtccattttgaattttaggGAACTGAAATTGGTCTTTGAGTCGTTGATTTGAGGTGGCAACGTAATTACGGAAATACTGGGTATTGACCTTGAAGTCTTAAAAAAGACGGTAACTTACTGGATCTGAAAAAATCAAACACAAAGCATGAAGAAATTTTGGCCAATGTGGACCCGATTTAATGAATGTCAAAAATCtccaaataatatattattatcacAGATGGAAATTTCCACTCAAAAATTGTAGAAGAtggaaaataatgttgaaagtGAGAttatcacaaaaattaatctgattataaaaatacattttattaaatgaaaaattttttttctatcatttatttttgtaaagtaTATTAGATGAGATAATGAAGGGTCAAACTTacttttatcaattttttgataagtCGCTTATATAAGATTCCTGGCATATATCAAAAACCTAGCTAGCATGATGTACATTTAATCTACAAAGTTAAACAATGCTAAAAATttctattcttttatttttttttatcacatttttcattaaacaatgtgttagataaaaaaaacatataacataccttttgttgtttcttcttATTGTTAGAATCTTTGGACTTTGTGGGTCCATTGGGGATTGGTTCTGATTTTTGTGTTTGTACAGTACGTTTTGCCACCACAAGTGCAGCATTTTTGTTCAACCACGGGTTGACTTTTGGCAGAGGGGCCtcaataaacattttcttctcgGGTTCTTTATCCATATCCTTTTCGCCTTTTTCGTAGGAAACTTCTCGTTTCATGTCACGGGGGTGATCTTTTTCCTTGAAGCCATTTACATTTTTGTGGGGTGCATCTTTGTTGCGATCACGTCTTTGCCTTTCATTTTTACGCTCGCGCCTACTGTGGCTTACCACTTGAGTAAAAGTACCTTCTTGATCATCTTGTGCTGTTGGGACTGTTTGGGGTTCCACAGGTTGAGTGATTGGAGGGGGCTGTGGGTCTTTTGGGGGCTCATCAtctataatttctttattttcggtTGATTTTACAGCACGTGCGTAAGAAGGACCCTGACCGGATGGTTCAGAGTTGGGTAGTAATTTTGAGGTTGGATTTTGTGAAGGTGTAACATGTGAAGCCATagtcaattaaaatttaactatAAGTACTTTAAACCGTTGTACTTCGGgttatgttaaaatttcttcgtTCGGTTAAACGTAATATTCACAATATGGATAGTAACCATGATCGACTTAAAAACGCATGGCCATAAGTTTCAAAAGCATACCTCGGACAGTTACACGGCTTTTTCGTTGGGATTTTTCGCAAATTATTTACGTAATCAGGTCGCGAATGACTGGACACACTAAAGAAGTCAATTAATAACAAACGTTTCACAAATAATGTTCGaataaattgttaacaatCACCAAAGCAGTCACAATAACTTATCACATATTCCTCGATCCAAATCTAACCTTAGTAGGGAATTTTACCGATTGCACTAACCAAAACAAGCACATGTTACGGCGAACCAAAGAACTAAATCATAAAGCGCCAAAATTCAAACTTACCAACTttcttccaatttttattaacattgcAAGTAATAAACAACAACTTTAATCAATTCAGATCATCGAAACCACTATTTAAACTGGGAACTACAAATTTGTTTTCATAATAAAACACAaacatcaacaaaaatattattctaatATTATCAAATTGTAACCACAATTATTCTAAACATCATCATAAGCaaaaacgtaaataatgttgtaACCTAGCTGCATTAACTAACATATTAttgtgtttataataatttactGAGGTtgcattttaatatcaaattttttttattttccattttttgttcTCAACTTAGGCAACTTAAATAACTATACTTGAAaacattaatcattaattatgtATCAAATCTTTACTAAATAAGCTACCCTAAGATACcttgcttgaaatttatgcataaaataatctaaaataatcggccgccccaagtatcatgaacaacaGAATAGTTCTAccctgcttgaaatttataGAACCTATAATATCGGCCGatttcgaagacgtcggccgccctaagtattgttcatgatacttgaggcggccgacgtcttcgaagtcggccgagattaccTCTAATATCACGAATATaccttggggcggccgacgtcttcgaagtcggccgagattatttcatccataaatttcaagcaggtTAAGAGAAAACATCTCGGCtgacttcgaagatgtcggccgcGCCAAGTATTATGAACAATACAAGAAGTTTAccctgcttgaaatttatggagaAAATAATCTCGACTGACTTCGAAGATgtcccaacccaacccaacataacccaacccaacccaagtattTTTGAGATGATCaagacgtcttcgaagtcggccgagattatttctccATAAATTTTAAGCAAGTTCagagaaataatctcggctgCTTTGTATCACTTTGCTCAAAAgcaaagtgatacaaagtgCCACTCAATGATCAACTTAGAGGTAAATTCCTCGTCCTTGAAAGTTCCTACTGTAGATGTGAACCTTAAGAGGTGATTGGCACGACATTCTATTAATAGTCGTGATGGCAGAAATTTCTACAATCTCAGACAAGCAAAGATCTCAGAGCCGTGTACGTCCAGATTACTCAACATTCTTAGTACATgaattttatactaaaaaaaaattatttcttagatAAATTTCAAGTAAGTTaagagaaataatctcggccgacttcgaagacgtcggccgccccaagtatcatgaacaacaCAATAATTCTAtcctgcttgaaatttatggaacaTATAATCTCGGCcaacttcgaagacgtcggccgccctaagtattgttcataatacttgaggcggccgacgtcttcgaagtcggccgagattacttcCTATATGACGAAgaatacttggggcggccgacatcttcgaagtcggccgagattatttcatccataaatttcaagcaggtTAAGAGAAAACATCTCGGCtgacttcgaagatgtcggccgcGCCAAATATTATGAACAATACAAGAAGTTTAccctgcttgaaatttatggagaAAATAATCTCGACTGACTTCGAAGATgtcccaacccaacccaacataacccaacccaacccaagtattTTTGAGATGATCaagacgtcttcgaagtcggccgagattatttctccATAAATTTTAAGCAAGTTCagagaaataatctcggctgCTTTGTATCACTTTGCTCAAAAgcaaagtgatacaaagtgCCACTCAATGATCAACTTAGAGGTAAATTCCTCGTCCTTGAAAGTTCCTACTGTAGATGTGAACCTTAAGAGGTGATTGGCACGACATTCTATTAATAGTCGTGATGGCAGAAATTTCTACAATCTCAGACAAGCAAAGATCTCAGAGCCGTGTACGTCCAGATTACTCAACATTCTTAGTACATgaattttatactaaaaaaaaattatttcttagatAAATTTCAAGTAAGTTaagagaaataatctcggccgacttcgaagacgtcggccgccccaagtatcatgaacaacaCAATAATTCTAtcctgcttgaaatttatggaacaTATAATCTCGGCcaacttcgaagacgtcggccgccctaagtattgttcataatacttgaggcggccgacgtcttcgaagtcggccgagattacttcCTATATGACGAAgaatacttggggcggccgacatcttcgaagtcggccgagattatttcatccataaatttcaagcaggtTAAGAGAAAACATCTCGGCtgacttcgaagatgtcggccgcGCCAAATATTATGAACAATACAAGAAGTTTAccctgcttgaaatttatggagaAAATAATCTCGACTGACTTCGAAGATgtcccaacccaacccaacataacccaacccaacccaagtattTTTGAGATGATCaagacgtcttcgaagtcggccgagattatttctccATAAATTTTAAGCAAGTTCagagaaataatctcggctgCTTTGTATCACTTTGCTCAAAAgcaaagtgatacaaagtgCCACTCAATGATCAACTTAGAGGTAAATTCCTCGTCCTTGAAAGTTCCTACTGTAGATGTGAACCTTAAGAGGTGATTGGCACGACATTCTATTAATAGTCGTGATGACAGAAATTTCTACAATCTCAGACAAGCAAAGATCTCAGAGCCGTGTACGTCCAGATTACTCAACATTCTTAGTACATgaattttatactaaaaaaaaattatttcttagatAAATTTCAAGTAAGTTaagagaaataatctcggccgacttcgaagacgtcggccgccccaagtatcatgaacaacaCAATAGTTCTAtcctgcttgaaatttatggaacaTATAATCTCGGCcaacttcgaagacgtcggccgccctaagtattgttcatgatacttgaggcggccgacgtcttcgaagtcggccgagattacttcCTATATGACGAAgaatacttggggcggccgacatcttcgaagtcggccgagattatttcatccataaatttcaagcaggtTAAGAGAAAACATCTCAGCtgacttcgaagatgtcggccgcGCCAAATATTATGAACAATACAAGAAGTTTACCCTGCTTGCAATTTATGGAGAAAATAATCTCGTCTGACTTTGAAGATgtcccaacccaacccaacccaagtatcatgaaaaATACTTACTACCCTTAACTTGCTTGAaattatggaagaaataatctcggccgacgtcttcgaagtcggccgaccAAAGTATTATTCATGATACCttagtcggccgagattatttctccataaatttcaagcaagTTCagagaaataatctcggctgCTTTGTATCATTTTGCTCAAAAgcaaagtgatacaaagtgACACTCAATGATCAACTTAGAGGTAAATTCCTCGTCCTTGAACGTTCCTACTGTAGATGTGAACATTAAGAGGTGATTAGCACGACATTCTATTAATAGTCGCGATGGCAGAAATTTCTACAATCTCAGACAAGCAAAGATCTCAGAGCCGTGTACATCCAGATTACTCAACATTCttattttatactaaaaaaagaCAAAATTCTGGTTATCATTTCATCTAATTTGACAAAAAGTATTGGGTTGACTAATATATATTGGGTAagacttgggttgggtttggaTTAAGTTTGGGTTCGTGTTGGATTGGAGTTCAGCCAACAAATTGCTCCATCTGAAGATGAAGACGATCGTGATGTGAACAACCATGAGAAATGATAGTAGAGAAATGGTAGAATCTATTTTCAAAGAGGTAGCGTGCAGTATGATGGAATCATTAGATACCAGAGTCAAGAAAGAAATGTAACAAGCTGAAAAGAAAGATTTTTTAGCCAAACAACGCCAAATATACAAGAGCAAGATGTGAAATTAAGATTCTAATATGTCATTTAAAACGATCAAAATtaccttaattttaattgtggAGCAAGATTTTGTCACATCTCCAATAATAATCAAGATTTCTGCTTAACAttactatttaataaaatagaaaaaatacgttaaatacactttatttcataaaataacataGGCACTGATAAAAGAGAGAATAAGAAAAAGATTCACAAACAAACAATTTGATAATATAGCTTCTTTTGAATAGATATAGataatttctttcattttctctatctaaaaggAATGTAAGTGGCTAAATTGAACAGCTCAAAGCGACTGAAAGGAAGTCCTCGAATCCTAAGGTAATCATGCCTTTCCTTTCATTATCTCGCTGTCTAAATGCTTCTGTAAACCTTTGAATTTGAACGCACGCCACAATAAATTGGTCAACTGACATTTGCTTGTGTGCTTCTAAATCACTTTTATGAATGAGAAATTGAATGAAATTTGGTGAGAATCGAAATCCCATTTGTTGAAatgctacaaaaaaaaacaaaaattaaacattccttatattaatgttttaatgaatcaCCATTTGCTAATTCATGTTCTTCAATATGCCCCGAATTATCTCTATCATAAGTTCTAAATACAGTTAACCATTGATTAATATAGCTGTACAACTGTTGAAATTCATTAATATCAATGGTACCGCTTTTATCATGGTCAAACATTCCAATCATTAATTGGCAAGCCATATCAGAGAAATTTTTTCCTTGTGCATTCACTAAAGCAGATTGCAATTCGTGTGAGTTAATCTTTCCAGAACGATCCCTATCGACGGTATGGAACCATTGTTGGATATCTGGGGATACCCCGCCTGGAGGCCCCATAGGGGGAGCTCCACCTCCATAACCACCCTGAAAACCTCCATAACCACCTCCATAACCACCCTGTTGTTGATACTGTCCGTGTGGATTCTAAATCAAATCccattaaaataaagaaatttactCAAAGAAGCAACAAGAAACTTACCGGATACATTTTCAATCAATATATAACAGATAAACGAGTAATATGCGATTTGTTATCTATACAGATAAAAGGATTAGGTGGAGTCGAGTTATGTGTCAGATCTAAGTATCAccataaatatttgttaacaacaaaataacaGCAAGTTTACGTATTTTAACTGTCAAATCATCTAAATGGcaggaaaatgtttttgagCATGCGCTTTAAATTCCTGCTGGTATCTCAAATCAAGGAAATGTTTTAGGTTGGTATAAGCCGATTCtgcaggaaactgtaaataaaTTGACAGGTGAC is from Onthophagus taurus isolate NC chromosome 8, IU_Otau_3.0, whole genome shotgun sequence and encodes:
- the LOC111425589 gene encoding peflin; the protein is MYPNPHGQYQQQGGYGGGYGGFQGGYGGGAPPMGPPGGVSPDIQQWFHTVDRDRSGKINSHELQSALVNAQGKNFSDMACQLMIGMFDHDKSGTIDINEFQQLYSYINQWLTVFRTYDRDNSGHIEEHELANAFQQMGFRFSPNFIQFLIHKSDLEAHKQMSVDQFIVACVQIQRFTEAFRQRDNERKGMITLGFEDFLSVALSCSI